CAAATATCGCTCGATTAAATCAGACTTATTTGTAGCCGTTGGTATTTGTACTCACTTAGGGTGCTCTCCAACTTATCTGCCTGATAGCTTTGGCGAACAAGTCGAAGGTGTTTCTTCTGGTTTCTTCTGTCCATGTCATGGTTCTAAATTTGATATGGCTGGTCGTGTATTCCAAGGTGTACCTGCACCGTTGAATCTAGTCATACCACCGCATTATTATATTGATAACACGACGATTCTAATCGGTGTAGATAAGGGAGCTACCTAATGCTTGGTAAATTAGTCAATTGGATTGATGACCGTATCCCAATGACGGATACATGGAATAAACACGCTGGTCAATATCCAGCGCCGAAAAACTTTAACTTCTGGTATTACTTTGGCATTTTAGCTACGGTTGTGTTTGTTAATCAGATCCTGACGGGTATCTGGTTAACGATGAATTATAACCCATCTGGTGATGGTGCTTTTGCTTCAATTGAATACATCATGCGTGATGTTGAATTTGGCTGGTTGTTACGTTATATGCATTCTACGGGTGCTTCAGCATTCTTTGTGGTGGTGTATCTGCACATGTTCCGTGGTTTGATGTACGGTTCATACCAAAAACCACGTGAATTATTGTGGGTCTTTGGCTGCTTAATCTTTTTAGCACTGATGGCTGAAGCTTTCATGGGGTATCTACTTCCATGGGGTCAAATGTCATTTTGGGGTGCACAGGTTATTATCTCTTTGTTTGGTGCGATTCCAGTAATTGGTGATGATTTAACACTTTGGATCCGCGGTGATTATGTAATCTCGGGTGCGACATTAAACCGTTTCTTTGCGCTACACGTTATTGCTGTGCCATTAGTACTTGTGGTATTGGTGTTCTTACACATAGTTGCACTGCATCACGTTGGTTCTAATAACCCAGACGGTATTGAAATCAAAGAAAACAAAGATGAAAATGGTTGGCCGAAAGACGGTATTCCATTCCACCCTTACTATTCTGTGCACGATGCTGTTGCGGTAGTGGTGATGCTTATCTTATGTAGTATTGTTATCTTCTTTATGCCTGAGGGTGGTGGTTACTTCTTAGAAGCGCCAAACTTCGAAGCGGCAAACCCATTGAAAACACCGGATCATATTGCGCCAGTGTGGTATTTCACCCCGTTTTACGCTATTTTACGTGCGGTTCCGGACAAACTTGGTGGCGTGATCATGATGGGCCTAGCTATTGTGATGCTATTCCTAGTACCTTGGATCGATCGCGGAAAAGTGAAATCAATCCGTTATCGTAGTGTTTGGCATAAATTGAATTTAGCTCAGTTTGTTATTTGTTTCATTATTCTTGGCGTACTAGGTACATTATCACCAACACCTGGTCGTACATTATTGTCGCAAGTTACCACATTAGGTTACTTTGGCTATTTTGCTCTGCTGTGGTTCTACAGTAAGAATGAAACCACTAAACCATTACCAAAAAGGGTGACAATGTAATGAAAAAATTATTTATCGCGTTACTTACCCTATTGCCTATGGCTGCATTTGCATCTGGTAATGCTGCGCATTTAGATGAAGCAAATTATGATTTAAGAGACAAAGCATCACTGCAAAATGGTGCTAAAATCTTCATGAATTATTGCTCTACTTGTCACTCTACTCAATATCAACGTTATTCACGTGTTGCTGATGATCTGGGTATCGATCGTGATGTAATGACTGAAAATTTGGTATTTACAGGCGTTAAAGTAGGCTCATTAATGAAAACTGCTATGCCTGCTGAAAGTGGTGCGAAATGGTTTGGTGCTACACCACCAGACCTAACGCTTGAAGCGCGTTTACGTGGTGCAGATTGGGTTTATACTTACCTGCGTTCTTTCTATATTGACGAAACTCGCCCATTTGGTGTGAATAATGTAGTATTCCCAAGTGTGGGTATGCCGCATGTACTTGAAGAACTGCAAGGTACAGCGCGTCTTTTAGAAATAAAACATAACGAAGAAGAGCTAGATCTGCCGGAAGGTGCTAGAATTGTTAAAGAAACCGAAGTTGTTGACGCTAATGGTGTTGCAACAGGTGAAATTCTGACTAGCTACCTAAGTCCCGATGGAAACGGTGAGTTATCAGCAGAAGAGTTTGATGAAGCAATGCTCGATTTGGTAAACTTCTTGGTTTACTCGGCAGAGCCTAATCAGCTTGAACGTCAAGAGATGGGCTTCTGGGTTATTGGATTCTTACTGATTCTACTTGTATTTACTTGGTTCCTGAACCGTGAATACTGGCGTGATATCCACTAATCACTGAGATGTTGCCGCATTACTTGTAAAGTTGCTGGTAAAAGAATTACGTACCGCCAATGCTAGTTTAGGCTATCATTGGCGTTTGTGTTTACAATTTATTGGAGGTGGCATGGCATTAGCTGCTAATAAACGTTCAGTTATGGTGTTATATTCGGAGCCGACTGATCTATATAGTCATCAAGTCCGAATCGTCTTAGCTGAAAAAGGCGTAAGTGTTGATATTCATCAGGTTGATCGTAATAACCTACCTGAAGATCTAATTGATTTGAATCCATATCAGACAGTACCAACATTAATCGACCGTGAACTGACATTATATAACTCACGTATAATCATGGAATATCTGGATGAGCGTTTTCCGCATCCACCTTTGATGCCGGTTTATCCTGTGTCTCGTGGTAGCAGTCGTTTAATGATGCACCGTATCGAGAACGATTGGTATTCATTAGTGACGAAGATCATGAAAGGCTCTGTTGAAGAAGCTGCTGTAGCGCGCAAGCAACTACAAGAAGCGCTAATGAGTATCAGCCCAATTTTCGCTGAATACCCATATTTCATGAGTGAAGAGTTCAGCTTAGTTGATTGCTATATGGCTCCGTTACTATGGCGCTTACCTGAGCTAGGTATCGATCTTCCAGGTCAAGCTGCAAGTGAGTTAAAGAACTATATGCTTCGTGTATTTGATCGTGAATCATTCCAAGCATCTTTAACTGAACAAGAACGTGAAATGAGAATGTTAATGTAAGTTATGGATAAAATGACCCCAATTCGTCCCTATTTATTACGTAGCCACTATGAGTGGTTACTTGATAATGACTTAACACCACATATTGTTGTTGATGCACATATTGCTGGTGTTTATGTACCGCAGCAATTTGTTCAAGATGGCCAAATTGTGTTGAATATTGCCCCAACAGCTGTTGTTGCTTTTGAGCTGAACAACACCGCGCTGAGCTTTAATGCTCGTTTCGGTGGTGTGCCATTTGATGTTTATGTACCGATTGCGGCTATTACAGCTATCTACGCGCGTGAGAATGGCGCAGGTAGTATGTTTGAACCGGAACAAGCATATATCGATCAAGCAGAACAAGAGAGCGCTGAAGCGGCTGTTGAGCCAAGTGAAGAGAGAAGTACGCCGGCTCTAGTGAGTGCGCCTGCGGTTAGCTCTGATGATGAAAGTGAAACACCTGAGCGTCCAAAACCTACTAAAGGTAGACCCTCTTTACGGGTCATTAAGTAACATAACACTTAATTAACGAATCGATGCAGTACTTGAATTTGTCGACGGACATCATTCAGTACTGCATTTTTTTTATGCTAGATTTACAAAGCAGTTCGCTGATTAGCGATAATCGAATACTTTAATTACTTTATCGACACCAACGACATAACGCGCTGCTTCGGCAACTTTATCGCCTTCTGCTTTAGTTACTCGCCCAATTAAGAATACTTCGGCATTCTCAGTGATCACTTTAATTCCCAGCGGTTCAACATTTTTTAAATTAAGAATACTGGTTTTCACTTTTGTGGTTAGCCAAGCATCCTTACTGGCCCGTTCAAATGAAATTGGTGTCCCTAAACGGATCTGGTTATATACTTGCTGCACAGACGCTGTGTTTGCGGCAATATCGACGATTTTCTTGCGCTCAGCTTCGGTTCTAACTTGACCAGATAGTAATACTTTACTGTTGTTGGTTAAAATATGCAGGTTATTATTTAACAGTAGTTGTATGTTGGCATCATTAAGCCCTGCCGTTATATCCAAGGTAATTGTTTCATCATCAATTAACTGGCTAAAACTACCGGTGTTACTGCAGCCTTGTATAACTGTAAAGCTCAGTATTGTGATACTGATAGTCAGCCAATATTTAAGTTTTCTTGCCACTGCTATACTCATTCTTCGAACTCTTGTTGTGGGAATAAGGTTTGATCGATAATGTCACAAAGACAATTGATGATCAGAGCATGTACTTCTTGTATTCTTGCTTCCCGGCGTGATGGTACGCGGACTTCGGCATCGTGTGGACCTAATAACCCAGATATTTCCCCCCCGTCTTTACCGGTTAAAGCGACAATAGTCATATTGCGTGTTAGCGCTGCTTCAATCGCTTTAATGACATTACGACTGTGACCGCCTGCAGAGATGACAACCAGAATGTCACCGTCATTCCCCAAGGCTCGCACTTGTTTAGAATAAACCATATCAAAGCTGGTGTCGGTGCCAATGGCTGTCATTAGCGTACAATCTGGGGTTAATGCCAATGCAGGTAAGCTTGGGCGTTCGGTTTCGTAACGATTTAATAATGATGCAGAAAAATTTTGTGCCAAGCTAGCTGATGCACCATTACCACAGATTAAGATCTTGTTACCGTTTAATAAGCATTGTGCCATCATCATGGCTGAGTTTTGAATGTATTCGGGTAACGCCTCGGCTGCGGCGATCTTAGTTTGAATACTTTCAGTAAAATTTTCTTTAATTAGCTCTAACATGGGTATCTACTCTAAAAAGCATTGGTTATCCATTGAATATTATCACTGGAACCTTCAATGGCTATCACATCGAAACGGCAAGGGGTGTAGTTTTCATTTATTCCGTGGCGCACCATATAATATTGCGCCGTATAACGCAATTTTCGTTGTTTCGCGACCGGAATTGCTGAAATAGCACCGCCGTAATGGGTGTATTGCCGATATTTTACCTCGACAAATACTAAGGTGGGTAGTGTTGTTGTTGATTTTATGTCACAGCTTGCGCCGTGCTGGCAAACTAAATCTATTTCACCTTGGCGGCAAGCGAAATTTCGCGCCAAGATAATTAATCCTTGGCGCTGTAAAAAATCGGCTGCTATACCTTCAAAATATTCACCGCGTTTACGGGGTTGTTTTGGTTTCAGCGTTAGTGTCCTCAAGTCTTATCTTGCCTGATCGATATTTAGCCCAACTAAATTCGCGTTCGATAATGCCGTTTTCATTAATATAAAGAATACCAGTCTGGCCAGCTAGGCGTAAGTTAGGAAAATTACGTAGCTGTAGCAGGTTTGGAATTAATTTAAATGAATCGTAGCCCATCGCAAAAAGATTTTGCTGGATTTTCGACATATTTGGCCACAGTGCCAAAGTTTGCTGTTTAAGTTCGCGATCTGGGTTCAACAACCAAGGCATATCACTAAATATTAAACCATTAAGATCACGACTTTGGCTTTTAGAAAGATTATTACCATGGGTACGTGAACTCGCATACAGGGCAACCTGTGGCGCATAAGGGTTCTGGGTTGTAATGATGTAAGGAATTGCTAACATCGCTTCAGAAGGCGTGGCAATAATATAAATGGCATCAATATCACGACGACTACGGGTTTTAGTTTTAATATCAGCACCGACTAGATTTTTCATTAAGCTAATACGCTGATTACTCGACGTCACTGAAAATAGCGTAGTTACTGTATTTTGCATGTCACTGCGGCTTTTATACTTATAAGTATCGTTTGTACCCTGCGTGAGTAATTGCCATTGCTTGGTGAACTCAGCTGACAAGCGATTACCGGTTCGGTTATTTGGTGCGAGTACTAAGGGTTGTTTGATACCATCTTTTTGCATTTTTTTCGCGGCAGCAATAGCTTCATCGTCAGAACTTAATGAGAAATAATAGATACCTTCTGTTGTGGGTGATCCAGTCAGTTTATTTAATGAAATTAATGGTATCTCTTTTACTAGAGGTAATACTTTAGTCAAATTTGATTTTAATAATGGTCCGACAACAAAGTCAGCCCCATCATCAATAGCCTGTAAGTACAGTTCATCTGCGCTTGTTGCTGCTGTATCATAGAAACGTAAGTTAATTCTATCTGCTTCTTCATCTTGATAGTAAGCACTTAGCATTCCGTCTCTGATTGCTTCACCTGCGACTGCACGTTTACCGGTTAAAGGGGCAAGTACCGCGATTTGATTTGGCGAATAAGGCGTTATTGCCATTGCTTTTACCAGTTGGACAGGGAAAGTACTCAATGCAGGGTGTTGTGGGTATTCTGTTTTCCATATTTGTAAATTCTGAATGAGTAATTGTGGGTCGGTACTATATTGTTGTGCGACCATACCTAAATGATACCAACCTGAAAGCGTTGGGTTTTCAGTGTCAAACTGCTGTGTTAGCTGGTGTAACTCTGATGCTGGTATTACTGTGACTAATTCCCATATACGCGTATTATTGGTGTTATGCAGCTCTGCATCGAGGAAGTCATTTAACGCGACACGGTATTCAACCGCTTTCGCATTATTATTCAGAAGTTCGGAAATAGTAGCGTTTAATAAATAGTAACGTTGCCAATGTGCGGATTTCAGTGTGCTTAGTGTCGAGCTAAAGTTTAACGCTGTGGCTGCATCCTGATAGCGCTGTTCTAATAGATAGGCTTCTGACTTGATTAACGCGACTTCAAATAATTGCTGTGTTGATAATGGATTTCTCTCTACCGATAATAATATATCAAGTGCAGGTTGGGGATGACCTTCTGTAATCAAAGCACGTGCGGATAATAACTGCCAAGAGATAGTTTGTGGTTTATTCGCTAATGCTATCTTATCAATGTAGTATTGCGCCGGTTGATCTATTTGCGTGAGTACGTCTGGCGCACCAATTAGCTGAGGCTTCGATGTTGCTTTTTCAGATGTTGTGGTACTTGAACACGCACTGAGCAGTAAACTCAAACTAAAAAACATAATCAAGCGGGAATAACTGTACTTAAATTCCATTGGTGTATTATCCTGCAAAAGAGATTTATAATACCCCTATACTAAAGCATCATCGCTTAACAAAAAACTACCCATGAGAATGAAATGTCTGAACAAGCAACTTTATTTATCGTTCCAACCCCGATTGGCAACCTTTCTGATATCACAGAGCGTGGTTTAGAGATACTAAGAAGTGTTGATTTAATTGCTGCAGAAGATACCCGCCATACTGGGAAACTGCTAAGCCATTACCAAATCAAGACTAAAACATTTGCTTTGCATGATCACAATGAACAGCAAAAAGCTGAATATTTAGTATCAAAACTACAATCTGGTATCAGCATCGCGCTGGTTTCAGATGCCGGTACGCCGTTGATCAGTGACCCTGGTTACCATTTGGTAAATACCTGTCGTGCACATGGTGTTAAAGTGGTCCCACTACCCGGTCCTTGCGCTGCAGTAACTGCAATGAGTGGTTCTGGTCTCCCATCAGACCGTTTCTCGTTTGAAGGTTTTTTACCCTCGAAAGAAAAAGCCCGTAATGATAAAATTACCGAGCTGAAAGAAGAAACTCGTACGATGATTTTTTATGAATCACCACGTCGCCTGCAATATACCTTAGATGCCTTAACGGCGATCATGGGGCCTGAGCGTGAAGTGTGTGTTGCACGAGAAATAACCAAAGCGTTTGAAAGTATTACTACTATGCCAGTGGGTGAGTTAGCAGCATGGGTAGAGGAAGACAGTAACCGTAGCCGTGGTGAAATTGTACTTCTAGTTGCGGGTTATAAACCTACAGGCCTTGAGATTCCAGCTAAGGTATTGAATACATTGAAATTATTGAACGAGGAATTGCCATTGAAAAAAGCAGCTGCATTAACGGCTGAAATTCATGGTTGCAAAAAGAACGCCTTGTATAAATGGGGTTTAGAAAACTTTAATTAATCGCTGGATTTTTTGTCTTAGATTATGTACTATCCTCCGCCTTGGAGTTGGTCAGACAATCGCCGCTTTATGACTCGGTATTTATATTGAGGTTATAGAGGGGAGGAAAGTCCGGGCTCCACAGGGCAGGGTGCCAGGTAACGCCTGGGAGGCGCAAGCCTACGACAAGTGCAGCAGAGAGAAGACCGCCGATGGCTTTTTCGGAAGCACAGGTAAGGCTGAAAGGGTGCGGTAAGAGCGCACCGGACGACTAGTAATAGTTCGTTGCAGGGTAAACTCCACCCGGAGCAAGACCAAATAGGCTTTCTATAGGCGTGGCCCACGCTGAAAGCGGGTAGGTTGCTTGAGTCTGTGAGCGATTGCAGACCTAGAGGAATGATTGTCCACGACAAAACCCGGCTTATCGACCAACTCCAAGACCTTTTTGAATTATGATTATACATTTGATCATCATTCAAAAAGGCAATCCATCTTAATCTCGTATATTTTCCGCAGTTTTCTATATTTTTCCAATATACTCGTTTTAATAAAAATCCAATCGTTCATTAACTTATGATACTTGATATTAATTCATGCTCTCAACCTTTCAAGTTGTTGATTCAGAATGATACCTGACAATATTTCTTCTTTAGATATGCATACTCGACAGTTACGCTCTCTGTAATGAATTAATGCATGAGGTGAGTCGCTTTTCTTGATATGCGATTGAACTGTCGTGATAGTTTCTTTAACTAACTTCAGTTAAATGAAATTCAAATAAATCATGGCTTATTGCTGTACTCGCATTTGTGGTGCATGTAGGGGCGGTGAATATATACTTATTTTGGTCCGCGGTTATGGTGATGGACTTTGATGAGTGTAATAACTCTATTATTTTAGTGGGTATGCCTGATAGGAGTAGCTCGTGAATTTCGGGGGACTTATTCTGGGGAAATAATTCTTTTAACAGTGCCCGTCTTTCATCTTCGGTTAATAACAAGTTTGTGGGTATAGCCATGGATTTCTCCTTACTTAATAATTAACCTATGATAGAATATAAATAATGTTTAATAATTAAAAAATCATTAATTACTTGTTAAATGGGATGGGTAGAATTGATAGTTGTAAATTAAGATGCCTGTATCGAATTTAATAAAACTAATCGTTTGATTTTGTATCTTGGGTATATTGTCTAATTGATTACTTCTTATCTGATTTTATAGTGATGACAACTTACATCACTTACAATACACTACCCCCTCCCTAAGCTAGACCTTTTACGTTACAATAGCCATTTTAGCACCTGCTATAATTTAAAGTATTTTTAAGAGCTTTCATTGACATGACACAAGAATTTGCACACGTATCCGTTTTACTTAACGAAACCGTAGCCGGGCTCGACTTAAAACCGGACGGAATTTACATTGACGGTACTTTTGGTCGCGGTGGTCACTCTCGCTTTATTTTGTCTCAACTAGGTGAAAACGGCCGCTTGATCGCAATCGATCGCGATCCTGAAGCGATTGCAGTAGGTGAAGCTTTAAAATTAGAAGACCCTCGTTTTGATATTGTTCACGGACCATTTTCTGGTATTGCTGAATATATGGAAAACAAAGGATTAACAGAGAAAGTTGACGGCGTGTTACTCGATCTTGGTGTCTCTTCGCCACAGTTAGACGATGCATCACGTGGTTTCAGTTTTTTACGTGATGGACCGTTGGACATGCGTATGGACCCAACATCCGGTCTTAGTGCGGCGAAATGGCTAGCAACAGCAGATTACGATGATATCGTGTGGGTATTGAAAGTATTTGGTGAAGAGAAGTTTGCCCGTAAGATTGCCCGCGCCGTGGTATTTGATCGTGACGGCACGCCATTCGAAACAACAGCACAGTTAGCAAGTTTAATTTGCCGTGTGGTACCAAAATCGAAAAAAGAAACCAAACATCCGGCGACACGTTCATTCCAAGCGATCCGTATTTATATTAATAGTGAATTAGAAGAGATCGAACGTGCATTATCTGGCGCATTAAAATGTCTTAAGTCTGGTGGTCGTTTATCTGTGATCAGCTTCCACTCGTTAGAAGATCGTATTGTGAAGCAATTCATTCGTAAACAAGCGCGTGGTAAAGAAGTGCCATACGGTTTACCTATCATGCAAGAAGAAATTGATAAAACGCGTACCATGAAGGCGGTTGGTAAAATGCTAAAACCTTCGGAGCAAGAATTAGAATTCAATCCTCGAGCGCGTAGTTCTGTATTACGCGTGGCGGAAAAATTGTAATATGTTTGGCATTAAGTGGGATTTAGGCAAGGTTATCATGACTGACATCGGCCAGCATAAGCGAGTCGTTAGTCTATTGTTTGCCATCTTAATTTCCGCTTTTGCCGTGATCATGCTAACGCATGAAACCCGTTTACTCACTAATAATAAAGAGCAGTTACTGACTCAGCGCGACTTTACAGATATTGAATGGCGCAACTTATTGTTAGAGCAAAGTACGCTAGAAGAACACAGTAAAATTGAATACACCGCAAAACATAAACTCGGTATGTATCGACCAAGTACTGCAGAAGAGAAATTGGTGGAACAGCAGTGACAAATCGTAGAAATATTGCCCACGAAGAACCAGCCAATTTTATCCTTTGGCGTTATCATTTAGTTGCGGCCACGGTCGTTATTATCTTTTTAAGCTTACTAGCCCGTACCGCTTACATTCAAGTGATCAATCCTGAACATCTGCGTAAACAAGCAGATATGCGTTCTCTACGGGTCACGTCACAGCAAGTTCAACGCGGTATTATCACCGATCGTAATGGTGTTGAATTGGCGGTTAGTGTTCCGGTGATGGCCATTCATGTTGATCCTCGCACAATTAAGAATAAAAATAGTTTTGATAACAAACGCGCATGGCAAGCTTTTGCAGAAATCTTAGATCTAAATCTTGCTGAACTGCAAGCAAAAATAATGGCATCTAATGGTCGTTTTATGTATATCAAGCGCCAAATTAGTCCTGCGGTTGCTAAGTATGTTGATGAATTAAAACTAGTCGGCGTGAGCCAAGTACCAGAGTCGCGCCGTTTTTATCCCACAGGTGAAGTCAGTGCACAACTGGTTGGCATGACTAATATTGATGACATTGGTATTGAAGGCGTTGAAAAGGCTTATGATGATTTCCTTACTGGCACACCAGGTAAACGAATTGTCCGTAAAGACCGGTTAGGGAATGTCATTGAAGACATCTCTGTTATTCAGCAAAGTGAACAAGCTAATAATATTCAACTCAGTATCGATCAACGCATCCAATCATTAGCTTATCAGCGCTTGAAAAAAGCGGTTAAATACAATGGTGCCGTGTCGGGCTCATTGGTGATGATTGATGTTAAAACCGGGGAAATATTAGCAATGGTAAATAGTCCATCGTTTAACCCCAACAATCGTAACAAATATGACAGTTATAAGTTAAAGAATCGGGCTATCACGGATAGTTACGAACCGGGCTCCACCATTAAACCGTTAGTGATTGCCAGTGGTTTAGATAATGGCATTATTGCCGCCGATTCTATCATTGATACCAACCCTGGACGTATGCGTCTAGGTGGCCGTTTAGTACAAGATACCCGCAACCGTGGTGACATTACACTGGGCGATATTCTACGTTATTCATCGAACATGGGCGTAAGTAAAATAGCGTTGAAATTAGGCCATCAACGTTTACTCGATACTTACTATCAATTTGGCTTTGGTAATGAAAGTAGTTTGATCTTAAATGGTGAAAGTAGAGGTTATATGCCACGACGTTCACGCTGGTCAGAGTTTGAGAATGCAACGTTATCCTTTGGTTATGGCATGCAGTCGACGACATTACAGCTTGCTCATGCTTATGCAACGATTGGTTCAGGTGGTCTATATCGTCCACTGACGATCAGAAAACAAGAAACTATGCCATTGTCTGAACGGGTGTTATCTGAAGATAACGCGAAAGAGCTATTACTCATGATGGAAAGCGTGGTAACAAAAGGCGGTACGGGTCAGAGAGCTAGCATTGATGGTTATCGTGTTGCAGGTAAAACTGGTACTTCCCGTAAGGCGATTGCGGGTGGTTATGGCGATGATTATGTTGCTTTATTTGCCGGTGTCGCACCTGTGTCTAACCCACGCTTTGCATTAGTAGTGGTGATTGACTCTCCAAGTGGTGATCGTTATTACGGCGGTGTGATCGCGGCGCCAGTATTTGCGGAAGTAATGGAAAGAACATTGCAAATGTTGAATATAACACCAGATAAAAAACAATCATTAACGATCACGGCAAAAGACTCTTAAGAAGTTAAACGGCGCTAAGGCGTTTAAGGATTGTTAAATGCCACGGGCTTTAAATATTAAGGGTTTGGAAATGAATTCGTCATGTCGAGTCTTATCTCTACAAACGTGGAATATTGATCTTGAATTAGCGGTTAACGCGTTGATCATTGATAGTCGGAAAGTACAAGCGGGCGACTGTTTTGTCGCGATAAATGGTCATGCCCTTGATGGTCGCCGATTTATTGGAAATGCATTACAATGTGGTGCGATATTGGTATTGAAAGACGCTGATATTCAGGCTGAACATGGTCATATTGAATATGTTGATGGTATCCCTATTGTCGCTTTTTTTGGTCTTAATCAGGCCTTATCCGCATTAGCCGATAGTTTTTATGGATTCCCTTCGCAGCAATTAAAACTTGTCGGTGTTACTGGCACGAATGGTAAAAGCACGATCACGCAGATTATTGCTAATTGGGTTACTTTATTAAACGGTAAAGCTGGCGTGATGGGTACGATCGGTAATGGCTTATTCGATCAATTAGTGCAAACCGAAAATACCACAGGTAGCGGCTTAGATGTACAAGCTGAAATAGCGAATCAAGTGCAACAAGGTGCAGAATTGTGTGCCATGGAAGTATCCTCACACGGCTTGATCCAAGGTCGTGTGAATTCGCTCGATTTTGATGTGGCATTATTTACCAATCTAACCCGTGATCATCTTGATTATCATGGAGATATGGATACTTATGCTAATGCCAAAAAAATCTTATTTCAAGGTACTGTGAAGCATAAGATCCTTAACGTTGATGATGCTTATGGTAAAGCGTGGTCACAGCAATGGCCTGATGCTATTCAATTTTCAGTCCAGCAAGATTTATCAGATTATTCTGGCACCTTTTTATGTTGTAGTGACTTGAGTTTTGATACCGGTGGTTTTAGCTGTGAGTTAAAAACTAGCTGGGGTGAAGGTACATTGCAATGTGGTTTAATTGGCGAGTTTAACGCTTCTAACGTGGTGGCCGCTTGCGCGAGCTTGTTAGCACTGGGTTATGATTTAGATGATTTATTACAGGTAGCACCAAAACTAACCGCTGTATGTGGCCGTATGGAATTATTCAAACAAGCGGGGCAAGCTGCTTGCGTTGTTGATTATGCACATACACCTGACGCATTAGAAAAAGCATTAAAAGCATTACGTGTGCATTGTGAGGGTAAACTTTGGTGTATTTATGGCTGTGGTGGTGACCGAGATACAGGTAAAAGACCATTAATGGCACAAGTTGCTGAACAATTTTCAGATATGGCTGTCATTACTGATGATAATCCGCGTACAGAGTCTGCCTTTTCGATTGTAGCTGATATGCTAACCGGTCTTGCTAACCCCGATGCGATGCAAGTTATTCACGATCGCTGTCGTGCTATTCATTGGGCGTTGGAACAAAGTCGTGCAGACGATATTATTTTAGTGGCGGGTAAAGGTCATGAAGATTATCAAATTATCGGTGTAGAGAAACACTA
This Moritella sp. 5 DNA region includes the following protein-coding sequences:
- the rsmH gene encoding 16S rRNA (cytosine(1402)-N(4))-methyltransferase RsmH; the encoded protein is MTQEFAHVSVLLNETVAGLDLKPDGIYIDGTFGRGGHSRFILSQLGENGRLIAIDRDPEAIAVGEALKLEDPRFDIVHGPFSGIAEYMENKGLTEKVDGVLLDLGVSSPQLDDASRGFSFLRDGPLDMRMDPTSGLSAAKWLATADYDDIVWVLKVFGEEKFARKIARAVVFDRDGTPFETTAQLASLICRVVPKSKKETKHPATRSFQAIRIYINSELEEIERALSGALKCLKSGGRLSVISFHSLEDRIVKQFIRKQARGKEVPYGLPIMQEEIDKTRTMKAVGKMLKPSEQELEFNPRARSSVLRVAEKL
- a CDS encoding penicillin-binding protein 2 produces the protein MTNRRNIAHEEPANFILWRYHLVAATVVIIFLSLLARTAYIQVINPEHLRKQADMRSLRVTSQQVQRGIITDRNGVELAVSVPVMAIHVDPRTIKNKNSFDNKRAWQAFAEILDLNLAELQAKIMASNGRFMYIKRQISPAVAKYVDELKLVGVSQVPESRRFYPTGEVSAQLVGMTNIDDIGIEGVEKAYDDFLTGTPGKRIVRKDRLGNVIEDISVIQQSEQANNIQLSIDQRIQSLAYQRLKKAVKYNGAVSGSLVMIDVKTGEILAMVNSPSFNPNNRNKYDSYKLKNRAITDSYEPGSTIKPLVIASGLDNGIIAADSIIDTNPGRMRLGGRLVQDTRNRGDITLGDILRYSSNMGVSKIALKLGHQRLLDTYYQFGFGNESSLILNGESRGYMPRRSRWSEFENATLSFGYGMQSTTLQLAHAYATIGSGGLYRPLTIRKQETMPLSERVLSEDNAKELLLMMESVVTKGGTGQRASIDGYRVAGKTGTSRKAIAGGYGDDYVALFAGVAPVSNPRFALVVVIDSPSGDRYYGGVIAAPVFAEVMERTLQMLNITPDKKQSLTITAKDS
- the ftsL gene encoding cell division protein FtsL; protein product: MFGIKWDLGKVIMTDIGQHKRVVSLLFAILISAFAVIMLTHETRLLTNNKEQLLTQRDFTDIEWRNLLLEQSTLEEHSKIEYTAKHKLGMYRPSTAEEKLVEQQ
- a CDS encoding penicillin-binding protein activator, which encodes MEFKYSYSRLIMFFSLSLLLSACSSTTTSEKATSKPQLIGAPDVLTQIDQPAQYYIDKIALANKPQTISWQLLSARALITEGHPQPALDILLSVERNPLSTQQLFEVALIKSEAYLLEQRYQDAATALNFSSTLSTLKSAHWQRYYLLNATISELLNNNAKAVEYRVALNDFLDAELHNTNNTRIWELVTVIPASELHQLTQQFDTENPTLSGWYHLGMVAQQYSTDPQLLIQNLQIWKTEYPQHPALSTFPVQLVKAMAITPYSPNQIAVLAPLTGKRAVAGEAIRDGMLSAYYQDEEADRINLRFYDTAATSADELYLQAIDDGADFVVGPLLKSNLTKVLPLVKEIPLISLNKLTGSPTTEGIYYFSLSSDDEAIAAAKKMQKDGIKQPLVLAPNNRTGNRLSAEFTKQWQLLTQGTNDTYKYKSRSDMQNTVTTLFSVTSSNQRISLMKNLVGADIKTKTRSRRDIDAIYIIATPSEAMLAIPYIITTQNPYAPQVALYASSRTHGNNLSKSQSRDLNGLIFSDMPWLLNPDRELKQQTLALWPNMSKIQQNLFAMGYDSFKLIPNLLQLRNFPNLRLAGQTGILYINENGIIEREFSWAKYRSGKIRLEDTNAETKTTP
- the rsmI gene encoding 16S rRNA (cytidine(1402)-2'-O)-methyltransferase, which codes for MSEQATLFIVPTPIGNLSDITERGLEILRSVDLIAAEDTRHTGKLLSHYQIKTKTFALHDHNEQQKAEYLVSKLQSGISIALVSDAGTPLISDPGYHLVNTCRAHGVKVVPLPGPCAAVTAMSGSGLPSDRFSFEGFLPSKEKARNDKITELKEETRTMIFYESPRRLQYTLDALTAIMGPEREVCVAREITKAFESITTMPVGELAAWVEEDSNRSRGEIVLLVAGYKPTGLEIPAKVLNTLKLLNEELPLKKAAALTAEIHGCKKNALYKWGLENFN